The following are encoded together in the Blautia obeum ATCC 29174 genome:
- a CDS encoding adenylyl-sulfate reductase subunit alpha yields the protein MSKPLQVKHLHTDVLIIGGGTAGCYAALTISRNSGLNILVAEKANIKRSGCLAAGVNAINAYIVKGRRPQDYVDYATKDAAGIVRNDLLLTAAEEFNEVTADMEKLGLVILKDENGDYVARGNRNIKINGENFKPLLADAVYKSENVDVLNYVNITDLLTENGRVYGAVGFSIMEETAYVIHAKAVLIATGGAAGLYKPNNPGFSRHKMWYPPFNTGAGYAMGIRSGAEMTTFEMRFIALRCKDTIAPTGTIAQGVQAKQVNSKGEVYEHIYGLTTSQRVYGTVKENQLGHGPCYLKTSGITSEQDQDLLKAYLNMAPSQTLKWIESGKMPSEQDVEIQGTEPYIVGGHTASGFWVDTRRETTIHGLYAAGDVAGGCPQKYVTGALAEGKIASLAIIEQLKDDHSEETSEIEKQAQMILADYEKIRNGENGLFTIDELEEAMQKVMDEYAGGIASNYQFNEKQLNLAEEKITRLSELADQVGAEDMHELLFAYELKERLLVCQVLIEHLKNRKETRWHSFNENLDHPETDQKFEKYVNSRMEDGKIRILFRDLVKGDTYEHTNS from the coding sequence ATGAGCAAACCCTTACAGGTAAAACACTTACATACAGATGTCCTGATCATAGGCGGCGGAACTGCAGGCTGTTATGCCGCACTCACAATCAGCAGAAACTCTGGACTTAACATTCTTGTTGCAGAAAAGGCAAATATCAAACGAAGCGGCTGTCTTGCAGCAGGTGTCAACGCGATCAACGCCTATATTGTAAAAGGCCGCCGACCACAGGACTACGTAGATTACGCAACTAAAGATGCGGCAGGAATCGTCAGAAACGACCTCCTTCTGACAGCCGCAGAAGAATTTAACGAAGTAACGGCAGATATGGAAAAACTTGGTCTCGTGATCCTTAAAGATGAAAACGGAGACTATGTGGCAAGAGGAAACCGTAACATTAAGATCAATGGCGAAAACTTCAAACCACTTCTTGCGGATGCCGTATATAAAAGTGAAAACGTAGATGTTCTCAACTACGTAAACATCACAGACCTTCTTACGGAAAATGGAAGAGTCTACGGAGCTGTCGGTTTTTCCATCATGGAAGAAACTGCCTATGTGATCCATGCGAAAGCTGTTCTGATCGCAACAGGCGGAGCTGCCGGTCTCTACAAACCAAACAATCCGGGATTTTCCAGACATAAAATGTGGTATCCGCCATTCAATACAGGAGCCGGATACGCAATGGGAATCCGTTCCGGTGCAGAAATGACAACCTTTGAGATGCGTTTTATCGCACTTCGCTGTAAAGATACGATTGCTCCGACAGGAACCATCGCACAGGGCGTGCAGGCAAAGCAGGTCAACTCCAAAGGCGAAGTCTACGAGCATATTTATGGTCTGACTACCAGCCAGCGTGTGTATGGAACCGTCAAAGAAAACCAGCTTGGTCATGGCCCGTGTTACCTTAAGACTTCCGGTATCACATCCGAACAGGATCAGGATCTTCTCAAAGCATACCTGAACATGGCACCGAGCCAGACCCTCAAATGGATCGAGAGCGGCAAGATGCCGAGCGAACAGGACGTAGAGATCCAGGGAACAGAACCGTACATCGTAGGTGGTCATACAGCCAGTGGATTCTGGGTAGATACCAGAAGAGAGACTACCATCCACGGACTTTATGCAGCCGGTGATGTGGCAGGCGGATGTCCTCAGAAATATGTAACCGGTGCTCTGGCAGAGGGCAAGATCGCCTCTCTCGCAATCATCGAACAGTTAAAAGACGATCACAGTGAAGAAACATCCGAAATCGAAAAACAGGCACAGATGATCCTTGCTGACTACGAAAAGATTCGCAATGGAGAAAACGGACTGTTTACCATCGACGAACTGGAAGAAGCCATGCAGAAAGTCATGGACGAATATGCAGGTGGAATCGCCAGCAACTATCAGTTCAATGAGAAACAGTTAAATCTTGCAGAAGAAAAAATTACAAGATTAAGTGAACTGGCAGATCAGGTCGGTGCAGAAGATATGCATGAACTTCTTTTTGCATACGAATTAAAAGAAAGACTTCTTGTCTGTCAGGTGCTGATCGAGCATCTTAAGAATAGAAAAGAAACCAGATGGCATTCTTTCAATGAGAATCTAGATCATCCGGAAACAGACCAGAAGTTTGAAAAATATGTAAATTCCAGAATGGAAGACGGAAAGATCCGTATTCTGTTCCGGGATCTGGTAAAGGGGGATACTTATGAGCATACGAATTCGTGA
- a CDS encoding sulfurtransferase TusA family protein: MADYKIDDTVDITDVVCPVTFVKAKVALEELDDGQILAVRMNNGEPVQNVPRSIKEEGHQILKLEDNGDDTFTLIVKKVEDE; this comes from the coding sequence ATGGCTGATTATAAAATTGATGATACCGTAGATATTACGGATGTTGTATGTCCGGTAACATTTGTAAAAGCAAAGGTTGCGCTGGAGGAACTTGATGACGGACAGATTCTTGCTGTTCGTATGAATAATGGAGAACCGGTACAGAATGTTCCGAGAAGTATTAAAGAAGAAGGACATCAGATTCTGAAACTGGAAGACAATGGGGATGATACATTTACCCTGATCGTTAAGAAAGTAGAGGATGAATGA
- a CDS encoding 4Fe-4S binding protein — protein sequence MAKVDYATLKKGGFMRQKQKNNFSLRLACVGGALTAENLKKIAEVAEKYGDGYVHLTSRQGVEIPFIKLDDIDDVTADLAKGGCRPGVCGPRVRTVTACQGNAVCPSGNINSYDIAVKLNERYFGRELPHKFKFGVTGCQNNCLKAEENDVGIKGAAQISWKEDTCIHCGVCEKACREEAISFQDDKLIIDNEKCNYCGRCAKSCPVDAWDVNEAFLVSFGGTFGNHISKGREFLPLITSEEQLFRVTDAAIQFFADHANAGERFKFTIDRVGEEKLYEVLKGAYDG from the coding sequence ATGGCAAAAGTTGATTACGCAACCTTAAAAAAAGGCGGATTTATGCGCCAGAAACAGAAAAATAATTTTTCACTCAGACTTGCCTGCGTTGGTGGAGCTCTTACGGCAGAGAACCTCAAAAAGATTGCGGAAGTTGCAGAAAAATACGGAGATGGATATGTTCATCTGACTTCCAGACAGGGAGTTGAGATTCCTTTTATTAAATTAGACGATATTGATGATGTAACAGCAGATCTTGCCAAAGGTGGATGTCGTCCGGGTGTCTGTGGACCGAGAGTCCGCACAGTAACAGCCTGTCAGGGCAATGCAGTCTGTCCAAGTGGAAATATCAACAGCTATGACATCGCAGTAAAATTAAACGAAAGATATTTTGGACGAGAACTTCCTCACAAGTTTAAATTTGGTGTGACGGGATGTCAGAACAACTGCCTCAAAGCAGAAGAAAATGATGTTGGAATCAAGGGAGCAGCACAGATCAGCTGGAAAGAAGATACCTGTATTCATTGTGGTGTCTGCGAAAAGGCATGTCGTGAAGAAGCAATTTCTTTCCAGGATGATAAACTGATCATCGATAATGAAAAATGCAACTATTGTGGCAGATGTGCAAAATCCTGTCCGGTAGATGCATGGGATGTAAATGAGGCATTTCTTGTATCATTTGGTGGTACTTTTGGAAATCATATCAGTAAGGGAAGAGAATTCCTTCCACTGATCACTTCTGAAGAGCAGCTGTTCCGTGTGACAGATGCAGCCATCCAGTTTTTTGCAGATCATGCAAATGCAGGAGAGCGATTCAAATTTACAATTGATCGAGTTGGAGAAGAAAAACTGTACGAAGTACTGAAAGGAGCTTATGATGGCTGA
- the cysW gene encoding sulfate ABC transporter permease subunit CysW gives MGKKKESKLVKYLLIGISILFLFVMLVLPLIVVVTEALKKGWQVYVEAVTDSFTIAALMLTLKATVTAVLCNTVLGLCAAWAVTRFQFKGKKFLTTLIDVPVTVSPIIAGLIYLLVFGKQSILYPYLQKANIQIVFAVPGIILATVFVTFPFVFRELLPVLESIGTDEEEAAALMGAKGWTIFSKITFPHIKWALLYGIVLCTARAMGEFGAVSVLSGHLRGLTNTLPLHVEILFNEFQYVSAFAVSSILVIMAIILLVIRSIMEYKGKKEEEA, from the coding sequence ATGGGTAAGAAAAAAGAATCAAAGCTGGTCAAATATCTGCTGATCGGAATCAGCATTCTCTTTCTTTTTGTTATGCTGGTGCTTCCTTTGATTGTAGTTGTAACGGAGGCATTGAAAAAAGGATGGCAGGTTTATGTGGAAGCGGTGACAGATTCTTTTACGATCGCTGCACTGATGCTGACGTTAAAAGCAACAGTCACTGCGGTATTATGTAACACTGTTTTGGGCTTATGTGCAGCCTGGGCAGTGACGCGATTTCAGTTTAAAGGGAAAAAATTTCTGACGACTCTGATCGATGTACCAGTCACGGTTTCGCCAATCATTGCAGGTCTGATCTATCTTCTTGTATTTGGAAAACAGAGCATTCTTTACCCGTATCTGCAAAAAGCAAATATCCAGATTGTATTTGCTGTTCCGGGAATCATTCTGGCGACTGTATTTGTAACATTTCCATTTGTTTTTCGTGAATTGCTTCCGGTACTGGAGTCGATTGGAACGGATGAGGAAGAAGCAGCAGCACTTATGGGAGCAAAAGGATGGACGATTTTTTCAAAAATAACATTTCCACATATCAAATGGGCGCTGTTGTATGGAATCGTACTCTGTACTGCAAGAGCCATGGGGGAATTTGGCGCAGTATCTGTACTGTCAGGTCATCTCAGGGGACTGACGAATACATTGCCGCTGCATGTAGAAATTTTATTTAATGAATTCCAGTATGTTTCGGCATTTGCTGTATCATCAATTCTGGTAATCATGGCAATTATTCTTCTGGTCATTCGAAGCATCATGGAGTATAAAGGCAAAAAAGAGGAGGAAGCATAA
- a CDS encoding M67 family metallopeptidase — protein sequence MKLYLKKSHYNTILTHCTAGLPNESCGLLAGTEEDEEITVTKVYLLTNVDASREHFSMDPKEQLAALKDARANGYKIIGNFHSHPESPSRPSEEDKRLAFDPTIEYLILSLMEEGNPVLKAFGIDKEKNVTIHEIEITE from the coding sequence ATGAAATTATATTTAAAAAAATCACACTATAATACCATCCTGACGCACTGCACCGCCGGCCTCCCAAATGAATCCTGCGGCCTCCTTGCAGGAACAGAAGAAGACGAAGAGATCACCGTCACGAAGGTCTATCTCCTCACAAATGTGGATGCCAGCAGAGAACATTTTTCCATGGATCCCAAAGAGCAGCTTGCAGCCCTCAAAGATGCCAGAGCAAACGGATACAAGATCATCGGAAACTTCCATTCCCATCCGGAATCCCCATCCCGCCCATCCGAAGAAGACAAACGCCTGGCATTTGACCCGACCATTGAATACCTTATCCTCTCCCTTATGGAAGAAGGAAATCCGGTACTCAAAGCATTCGGAATCGACAAAGAAAAAAATGTCACGATCCACGAGATCGAGATCACAGAATAA
- a CDS encoding HesA/MoeB/ThiF family protein yields the protein MAFTNEQLERYSRHIILKEVGAKGQKKLLNASVLIIGAGGLGAPAAMYLAAAGVGTIGIADADEVDLSNLQRQVIHTTADLGKAKVKSAKETMQAINPDVKVNTYRKFITSENIMDIIKDYDFIIDGTDNFPAKFLINDACVMAQKPFSHAGIIRFKGQLMTYVPGEGPCYRCVFKDPPPKDAVPTCKQAGVIGAMGGVIGSLQAMEAIKYIIGKGELLTGRLLTYDALSMTFRTIKLPKNHDCPVCGDHPTITKLIDYEQAECDMHM from the coding sequence ATGGCATTTACGAATGAACAGTTAGAGCGTTATTCCCGTCATATCATCCTCAAAGAGGTTGGTGCCAAAGGACAGAAAAAACTCCTGAACGCCAGTGTACTGATTATTGGGGCAGGTGGACTTGGAGCACCGGCAGCTATGTATCTGGCGGCAGCAGGTGTAGGAACGATCGGAATTGCCGATGCGGATGAAGTTGATCTTTCCAATCTTCAGAGACAGGTTATCCATACAACAGCAGACCTTGGAAAAGCAAAAGTAAAGTCGGCAAAAGAAACCATGCAGGCAATCAATCCGGATGTCAAAGTAAATACATACCGCAAGTTCATCACATCCGAGAATATCATGGATATCATCAAAGACTACGACTTTATTATTGACGGAACCGATAACTTTCCGGCAAAATTCCTGATCAATGATGCCTGTGTCATGGCACAGAAACCATTCTCTCATGCAGGAATCATCCGTTTCAAAGGCCAGCTTATGACCTATGTTCCAGGAGAAGGACCATGTTATAGATGTGTATTTAAAGATCCGCCGCCGAAGGACGCAGTACCAACTTGTAAACAGGCCGGCGTTATCGGAGCTATGGGTGGAGTCATCGGAAGCCTTCAGGCAATGGAAGCAATCAAATACATTATCGGCAAAGGAGAACTTCTCACAGGAAGACTTCTTACCTATGATGCACTGTCTATGACTTTCCGTACCATTAAACTTCCAAAGAACCATGACTGCCCGGTATGCGGTGATCATCCGACGATCACCAAATTGATCGATTACGAGCAGGCAGAATGCGACATGCATATGTAA
- a CDS encoding RrF2 family transcriptional regulator, translating to MKISTRGRYAIRVMLDLAEHNNGEYIPLMDIAKRQEISEKYLESIVSVLSKQKFVKALRGKGGGYRLVRTPAEYTIGSILRITEGSMAPVACLDDHPNQCERASSCKTLQMWEGFYKLLNEYFDGITLEDLLEQSTDTGDYVI from the coding sequence ATGAAGATATCAACGAGAGGACGTTATGCGATCCGCGTTATGCTGGATCTTGCAGAACATAATAATGGAGAGTATATTCCATTAATGGACATTGCGAAAAGACAGGAGATTTCTGAGAAATATCTCGAGTCCATTGTTTCTGTCTTGAGCAAACAGAAATTTGTCAAAGCGCTTCGAGGAAAAGGTGGAGGGTATCGCCTGGTCAGGACTCCTGCTGAATATACGATCGGAAGTATCCTGCGTATCACGGAAGGTTCAATGGCACCGGTTGCCTGTCTGGATGATCATCCGAATCAGTGCGAGAGAGCGTCATCCTGCAAAACACTGCAGATGTGGGAAGGTTTCTATAAGCTGCTCAATGAATATTTTGACGGAATTACTTTGGAAGACCTTCTGGAGCAGAGCACAGATACAGGAGACTATGTAATCTGA
- a CDS encoding thioredoxin family protein, translated as MALRINAENFEEKVLKADKPVLVDFYSDTCIPCKQMAGILGDIEDEHEDTVYIYKVNVNYDKALAEQYKVMSVPTVICFVNGEQKGKVVGLKEQEEVEALFEEYL; from the coding sequence ATGGCACTCAGAATCAATGCAGAGAATTTCGAAGAAAAAGTGTTAAAAGCAGATAAGCCGGTCCTCGTTGATTTTTACTCTGATACCTGTATTCCATGCAAACAGATGGCAGGAATACTTGGGGATATCGAAGATGAACATGAGGATACTGTTTATATTTACAAAGTGAACGTAAATTATGATAAGGCACTTGCTGAGCAATATAAGGTTATGTCTGTTCCGACGGTGATCTGTTTTGTGAACGGAGAACAGAAGGGGAAAGTAGTCGGACTGAAAGAACAGGAAGAAGTAGAAGCACTGTTTGAAGAATATCTTTGA
- a CDS encoding 4Fe-4S dicluster domain-containing protein — MSIRIREERCVGCGKCQEVCPGTLIQIIGRKAVMKYPKNCWGCVSCVKECKAGAIEFYLGADIGGMGGTMNVTQKGDLLNWNITRSDGSELVISVDRRNSNKY; from the coding sequence ATGAGCATACGAATTCGTGAAGAGCGATGTGTCGGCTGCGGTAAATGCCAGGAAGTATGTCCTGGTACCCTGATTCAGATCATAGGCAGAAAAGCAGTCATGAAATACCCGAAAAACTGCTGGGGCTGCGTTTCCTGCGTAAAAGAATGTAAGGCAGGAGCCATTGAATTTTATCTTGGCGCAGATATCGGTGGTATGGGTGGAACCATGAATGTTACCCAGAAAGGTGATCTCCTCAACTGGAACATCACCAGATCTGACGGCAGTGAACTGGTCATCAGCGTTGACCGGCGAAATTCCAATAAATATTAG
- the thiS gene encoding sulfur carrier protein ThiS gives MFIKVAGEKKEYPEGLTVKELIEKEDVETPQYVTVTINDEFVESGAFESTEVKDGDEIEFLYFMGGGAR, from the coding sequence ATGTTTATCAAAGTAGCAGGAGAAAAGAAAGAATATCCGGAAGGACTTACAGTTAAAGAACTGATTGAGAAAGAGGATGTAGAAACACCACAGTATGTTACAGTAACTATCAATGATGAATTCGTAGAAAGTGGAGCTTTTGAATCCACAGAAGTGAAAGACGGTGATGAAATCGAATTCCTGTACTTCATGGGAGGAGGAGCAAGATAA
- a CDS encoding O-acetylhomoserine aminocarboxypropyltransferase/cysteine synthase family protein — MKEYGFNTTLLHGTEGNNPHGATQVPIYQSSAFRHDTAEELEKIFSNKMAGYSYTRINNPTIESFEKRMAKLEGGIGSVACSSGMAALSMALMNVLQRGDHVVAAAGLYGGTVELLDELKVYGVTTTYVKVNTPQAFEAEITPETRAVFAETIGNPKLDVTDIQGVAEIAHKYGIPFLVDNTVATPYLINPLKLGADVVIHSSSKYINGSSDAISGILISGGKFKWDADKYPGMKEFKKFGPFAYLAKLRNGLFRSMGACLAPQNAFLNNLGLETLGLRMQRHCSNAMELAEFLNGLGHGITVSYPGLKEHPYHEIAAKQFHGGFGAIITLRTESKERAFQILNELKIPWLVSNIGDTKTLVIHPSSTIAAHLSQEEKELSGVYDDMIRISVGIEDIEDLKEDFKRVIEGDDENGKS; from the coding sequence ATGAAAGAATACGGTTTTAATACAACTTTGCTTCATGGGACAGAGGGTAACAATCCTCACGGTGCGACACAGGTACCGATCTACCAGTCCAGTGCATTCCGTCATGATACAGCTGAGGAACTTGAGAAAATCTTTTCAAATAAAATGGCTGGGTATTCTTACACAAGAATCAACAACCCGACGATAGAATCTTTTGAAAAAAGGATGGCAAAGCTTGAAGGCGGGATTGGAAGTGTGGCGTGTTCTTCCGGCATGGCGGCACTTAGCATGGCTCTTATGAATGTCCTTCAGAGAGGAGACCATGTTGTTGCAGCAGCTGGCTTATATGGAGGAACTGTGGAACTTCTGGATGAGCTGAAAGTATATGGTGTTACGACAACTTATGTAAAAGTCAATACACCGCAGGCTTTTGAGGCGGAAATCACCCCTGAGACCAGAGCTGTTTTTGCTGAGACAATCGGAAATCCGAAACTGGATGTCACGGATATTCAGGGAGTTGCAGAAATTGCACATAAATATGGAATTCCATTTCTTGTGGATAATACAGTAGCGACACCTTATCTGATCAATCCATTGAAACTTGGAGCAGATGTAGTTATTCATTCCTCTTCTAAATATATCAATGGAAGCAGTGATGCAATCAGTGGTATACTGATAAGCGGCGGAAAGTTTAAATGGGATGCAGATAAATATCCAGGAATGAAAGAATTCAAAAAGTTTGGACCTTTTGCTTATCTTGCTAAATTGCGAAACGGATTGTTTCGAAGCATGGGAGCCTGTCTGGCACCACAGAATGCTTTTCTCAATAATCTGGGACTTGAGACACTTGGTCTTCGAATGCAGCGCCACTGTAGTAACGCCATGGAGCTGGCGGAGTTTCTGAATGGATTAGGACACGGCATTACGGTTTCCTATCCGGGACTTAAGGAACATCCATATCATGAGATTGCGGCAAAACAGTTCCATGGTGGATTTGGAGCAATCATTACATTAAGAACAGAAAGCAAAGAAAGAGCTTTTCAGATATTAAATGAATTGAAAATTCCATGGCTGGTTTCCAATATTGGAGATACCAAGACACTAGTGATTCATCCATCGAGTACGATAGCAGCTCATTTGTCACAGGAGGAAAAAGAACTCTCAGGAGTTTATGATGATATGATTCGAATCAGTGTCGGAATTGAAGATATAGAAGATTTGAAAGAAGATTTCAAAAGAGTAATAGAAGGAGATGACGAAAATGGCAAAAGTTGA
- the cysT gene encoding sulfate ABC transporter permease subunit CysT, translated as MKKSKKRVIPGFGLTMGVTITMLSIVVLIPLASLVIYSSQLGFNEFIEVITRKRILSSFYVSFITALGASFVNAVMGLILAWVLVRYEFPGKRIMDGMIELPFALPTAVAGISLTSLTSDQGLIGSFFAKFGIKIAYTKLGITFALIFVGIPFVARAVQPVLEKLDGSYEEAARVMGAKPAYIFRRVILPELLPPLLTGTGLAFGRCLGEYGSVVFIAGNRPYETEITPLIIMSELQEFDYKSATSIALVMLVASFLILFLMNLMQARNSKRLRGGNA; from the coding sequence ATGAAAAAAAGCAAAAAAAGAGTGATACCGGGATTTGGACTGACGATGGGTGTGACAATCACTATGCTGAGCATTGTTGTTCTGATTCCGCTGGCGTCACTTGTAATCTATTCTTCCCAACTTGGGTTTAATGAATTTATTGAGGTTATAACCCGTAAAAGAATTTTATCCAGTTTTTATGTGAGTTTTATTACGGCTCTTGGAGCTTCTTTTGTAAATGCAGTGATGGGGCTGATCCTGGCATGGGTGCTGGTACGTTATGAATTTCCGGGAAAAAGGATCATGGATGGAATGATTGAACTTCCATTTGCGCTTCCAACAGCAGTAGCAGGCATTTCTCTGACTTCCCTTACTTCGGATCAGGGACTGATCGGAAGCTTTTTTGCAAAGTTTGGAATTAAGATTGCCTATACAAAGCTTGGAATTACATTTGCACTGATCTTTGTGGGGATTCCTTTTGTAGCGAGAGCTGTTCAGCCGGTTCTTGAGAAACTGGATGGTTCTTATGAAGAAGCGGCAAGAGTTATGGGCGCAAAGCCAGCCTATATTTTTCGAAGAGTGATTCTTCCGGAACTTTTACCGCCGCTTTTGACTGGAACCGGACTTGCATTTGGACGATGCCTGGGAGAATATGGAAGCGTAGTATTTATTGCAGGAAACAGACCGTATGAAACAGAGATCACACCATTGATCATTATGTCTGAATTACAGGAATTTGATTATAAAAGTGCCACATCCATTGCACTGGTTATGCTGGTGGCTTCATTCCTGATTCTGTTTCTGATGAATCTGATGCAGGCACGCAATTCAAAAAGACTGAGAGGAGGCAATGCGTGA
- a CDS encoding sulfate/molybdate ABC transporter ATP-binding protein: MYVELKDINKTFGGYKASDHVSFGIEKGKLIGLLGPSGSGKTTILRMIAGLEQPDSGEIIIDGKVVNDIPASERGIGFVFQSYALFRYMTVYDNIAFGLKVQKADKTYIKKRVTELIELIGLKGLEKRYPSQLSGGQRQRVAFARALAPNPQLLLLDEPFAAIDAKIRQELRTWLKDMIEKLGITSIFVTHDQDEAIEVADEIIITNRGHIEQKGSPVEVYQSPETAFSASFFGQAATVRDYHVFNYFEDIPGAEYAIVRPEFVKVTRKNEVQKYKSSASEADVERVAFRGSYFELQLKLGEVVLSARRGLDEPLVRQGEKVDVFVQRLFVIKENKVYALENSSAREDYLVI, translated from the coding sequence ATGTACGTGGAATTAAAAGATATCAATAAAACCTTTGGGGGCTATAAAGCTTCAGATCATGTTTCCTTCGGAATTGAGAAAGGAAAACTGATCGGTCTGCTTGGACCAAGTGGAAGTGGAAAAACGACAATACTACGTATGATTGCGGGACTGGAACAGCCAGACAGCGGGGAGATCATTATTGACGGAAAAGTAGTGAATGATATACCGGCAAGCGAACGTGGAATAGGATTTGTATTTCAAAGTTATGCGTTATTTCGTTACATGACAGTTTATGACAATATTGCATTTGGTCTGAAAGTACAGAAAGCGGATAAAACCTATATTAAAAAAAGAGTAACGGAATTGATTGAACTGATCGGACTGAAAGGACTTGAAAAAAGATATCCAAGTCAACTTTCCGGTGGTCAGAGACAGAGAGTGGCTTTTGCGAGAGCTCTTGCACCAAATCCGCAGCTTCTTCTGTTGGATGAGCCGTTTGCAGCGATTGATGCAAAAATCCGACAGGAACTTCGTACGTGGTTGAAGGATATGATTGAAAAACTTGGGATCACCAGTATTTTTGTTACGCATGACCAGGATGAGGCAATTGAAGTGGCAGATGAGATCATTATTACAAACCGGGGACATATTGAACAGAAAGGCAGCCCGGTAGAGGTATATCAGAGTCCTGAAACTGCTTTTAGTGCGTCTTTTTTTGGACAGGCGGCTACAGTCAGGGATTATCATGTCTTCAATTACTTTGAAGATATTCCGGGTGCAGAATATGCAATTGTACGTCCTGAGTTTGTAAAGGTGACCAGAAAAAATGAAGTACAGAAATACAAAAGTTCTGCATCGGAAGCAGATGTTGAACGTGTGGCTTTCAGAGGCAGTTATTTTGAACTTCAGCTGAAACTTGGAGAAGTTGTGCTGTCTGCAAGAAGAGGACTGGATGAACCCCTGGTCCGTCAGGGAGAAAAAGTGGATGTGTTTGTACAGCGGCTTTTTGTAATAAAAGAAAACAAAGTATATGCACTGGAGAACAGCTCTGCAAGAGAAGATTATCTTGTAATCTGA
- the cysD gene encoding sulfate adenylyltransferase subunit CysD, translating into MSGLSHLDELEAEAIYIIREVAAECEKPVMLYSIGKDSSVMLHLALKAFYPEKPPFPFLHVNTTWKFKEMIEFRDKTAKDLGIEMLEYINEDGVKQGINPFDNGSAYTDIMKTQALKQALNKYGFTAAFGGGRRDEEKSRAKERIFSFRNENHAWDPKNQRPEMWKLYNTEINKGESIRVFPISNWTEKDIWQYIKRENIPIVPLYFAKERPVVYRDGNIIMVDDDRMRLKPGEKPEMKKVRFRTLGCYPLTGGILSDADTLDAIIDETLSSVESERTSRIIDSDGGAASMEKRKREGYF; encoded by the coding sequence ATGAGCGGATTATCACATTTAGATGAACTGGAAGCAGAAGCAATATATATTATCCGGGAAGTGGCAGCAGAATGCGAAAAACCTGTTATGCTTTATTCCATTGGAAAAGACAGCTCAGTGATGCTTCATCTCGCACTGAAAGCCTTTTATCCGGAAAAACCACCTTTCCCGTTTTTACATGTAAATACAACCTGGAAATTCAAGGAAATGATCGAGTTTCGTGACAAGACAGCAAAAGATCTTGGAATCGAAATGCTGGAATATATCAATGAGGACGGTGTGAAGCAGGGAATCAACCCATTTGACAACGGATCCGCTTATACTGATATCATGAAAACACAGGCTTTGAAGCAGGCCCTCAACAAATACGGATTTACCGCAGCATTCGGAGGCGGCCGTCGTGATGAGGAAAAGAGCCGTGCCAAAGAGAGGATCTTTTCTTTTCGTAATGAAAACCACGCCTGGGATCCGAAGAACCAGAGACCGGAGATGTGGAAACTTTACAATACAGAGATCAACAAAGGCGAGAGTATCCGTGTTTTCCCAATCTCCAACTGGACAGAGAAAGATATCTGGCAGTACATAAAAAGAGAAAATATTCCGATCGTGCCTCTTTACTTTGCAAAAGAGCGTCCGGTAGTATATCGTGACGGAAACATCATTATGGTGGATGATGACCGTATGCGTCTCAAACCTGGCGAGAAACCGGAAATGAAAAAAGTCCGTTTCCGTACTCTGGGCTGTTATCCACTGACCGGTGGTATCCTTTCTGATGCAGATACTCTTGATGCGATCATCGACGAGACATTAAGTTCTGTAGAATCTGAAAGAACCAGTCGAATCATTGATTCTGACGGCGGTGCAGCCAGCATGGAAAAGAGAAAGAGAGAGGGGTACTTTTAG